Proteins from a single region of Erythrobacter sp.:
- a CDS encoding copper chaperone PCu(A)C: MKIIEGSVRGLAKGLMGAALGLAMLGLAACGGEAEAPAAEAVAGQVPGMTITNARLVLAPVSGNPAAVYFDLTYDGDQGLTIRKADVEGAGMTMMHEYGEWDNKVQMMEALPIALTKGKKVEFKPGALHVMAMEPPATWKAGDKVKVTLTMSGGTTQVFDAEVRAAGEER; the protein is encoded by the coding sequence GTGAAAATCATTGAGGGATCGGTTCGGGGGTTGGCCAAGGGCCTGATGGGTGCCGCGCTGGGGCTTGCGATGCTGGGGCTGGCAGCCTGCGGCGGCGAGGCTGAAGCGCCCGCAGCCGAGGCTGTCGCAGGCCAGGTGCCGGGCATGACCATCACCAATGCCCGCCTCGTGCTCGCGCCGGTCTCCGGCAATCCGGCGGCGGTCTATTTCGATCTCACCTATGATGGCGATCAGGGCCTCACCATCCGCAAGGCCGACGTCGAAGGCGCCGGCATGACGATGATGCACGAATATGGCGAGTGGGATAACAAGGTGCAGATGATGGAGGCGCTGCCGATCGCACTGACCAAGGGCAAAAAGGTCGAATTCAAGCCCGGCGCGCTGCACGTGATGGCGATGGAACCGCCTGCAACGTGGAAGGCGGGCGACAAGGTCAAAGTGACGCTCACCATGTCTGGTGGCACCACGCAGGTGTTTGATGCCGAAGTGCGTGCGGCGGGCGAGGAACGCTGA
- the dnaK gene encoding molecular chaperone DnaK, with the protein MGKVIGIDLGTTNSCVAVMDGGKPKVIENSEGARTTPSIVAFTKDGERLIGQPAKRQAVTNPDNTLFAIKRLIGRRFDDPLTKKDMGLVPYQITKGKNGDAWVNAGGEDYSPSQVSAFILQKMKETAESYLGETVTQAVITVPAYFNDAQRQATKDAGQIAGLEVLRIINEPTAAALAYGMDKEDGKTIAVYDLGGGTFDVSILEIGDGVFEVKSTNGDTFLGGEDFDNAIVEYLADAFKKKEAMDLKADKLALQRLKEAAEKAKIELSSAATTEINLPFITARMEGGTTTPLHLVETITRADLEKMVDTLIQRTLEPCKKALADAGISKDQVDEVILVGGMTRMPKVREVVESFFGAKPHTGVNPDEVVAMGAAIQAGVLQGDVKDVLLLDVTPLSLGIETLGGVFTRMIDRNTTIPTKKTQTYSTAEDNQNAVTIKVYQGEREMAADNKLLGNFDLIGIPPAPRGVPQIEVTFDIDANGIVSVAARDKGTGKEQTIKIQASGGLNDADIDQMVKDAEKFAEEDKKRRAAAEARNQADSLVHATEKQLAEHADKIDAATKSAVEDALAATKTALEGGDADDINAKAQALTEAAMKMGQQIYEGQQAAGADAGAEGAEEKPAEEDVVDAEFSEVDEDKKG; encoded by the coding sequence ATGGGTAAAGTAATCGGTATCGACCTCGGCACCACCAATTCCTGCGTCGCCGTGATGGACGGCGGCAAGCCCAAGGTCATCGAAAATTCCGAAGGCGCGCGCACCACGCCCTCAATCGTCGCCTTCACCAAGGATGGCGAGCGTCTCATTGGCCAGCCGGCCAAGCGTCAGGCCGTGACCAATCCCGACAACACCCTGTTCGCGATCAAGCGTCTGATCGGCCGCCGTTTCGACGATCCGCTGACCAAGAAGGACATGGGCCTCGTCCCTTACCAGATCACCAAGGGCAAGAATGGCGATGCCTGGGTGAATGCCGGTGGTGAGGATTACAGCCCCTCGCAGGTTTCGGCCTTCATCCTCCAGAAGATGAAGGAAACCGCCGAGAGCTATCTCGGCGAGACCGTGACGCAGGCCGTCATCACCGTGCCCGCCTATTTCAACGACGCCCAGCGTCAGGCGACCAAGGATGCCGGCCAGATCGCCGGCCTTGAAGTGCTGCGCATCATCAACGAGCCGACTGCGGCCGCGCTCGCCTATGGCATGGACAAGGAAGACGGCAAGACCATCGCCGTCTATGACCTTGGCGGCGGCACCTTCGACGTCTCGATCCTCGAAATCGGGGACGGCGTGTTCGAAGTGAAGTCGACCAACGGCGACACCTTCCTCGGCGGTGAGGACTTCGACAATGCGATCGTCGAATATCTCGCCGATGCCTTCAAGAAGAAGGAAGCCATGGACCTGAAGGCCGACAAGCTCGCCCTCCAGCGCCTCAAGGAAGCCGCCGAAAAGGCCAAGATCGAGCTTTCGAGCGCGGCAACCACGGAAATCAACCTGCCCTTCATCACCGCGCGCATGGAAGGTGGCACCACCACCCCGCTGCACCTGGTGGAGACGATCACCCGCGCCGATCTCGAAAAGATGGTCGACACGCTGATCCAGCGCACGCTGGAGCCCTGCAAGAAGGCTCTCGCGGACGCCGGCATCAGCAAGGATCAGGTCGACGAGGTGATCCTTGTCGGCGGGATGACCCGCATGCCCAAGGTGCGCGAAGTGGTCGAAAGCTTCTTCGGCGCCAAGCCGCACACGGGCGTCAACCCGGATGAAGTCGTCGCCATGGGCGCGGCCATTCAGGCTGGCGTGCTGCAGGGCGACGTCAAGGACGTGCTGCTGCTCGACGTGACCCCGCTCTCGCTCGGTATCGAGACGTTGGGCGGCGTGTTCACCCGCATGATCGATCGCAACACCACCATCCCGACCAAGAAGACCCAGACCTACTCGACCGCCGAGGACAACCAGAACGCGGTGACGATCAAGGTCTATCAGGGCGAGCGCGAGATGGCGGCGGACAACAAGCTGCTCGGCAATTTCGACCTGATCGGCATTCCCCCCGCGCCGCGCGGCGTGCCGCAGATCGAGGTGACCTTCGATATCGACGCCAACGGCATCGTCTCGGTGGCCGCGCGCGACAAGGGCACGGGCAAGGAACAGACGATCAAGATCCAGGCCTCGGGCGGTCTCAATGATGCCGACATCGACCAGATGGTGAAGGACGCCGAGAAGTTCGCCGAAGAGGACAAGAAGCGCCGGGCGGCCGCGGAAGCGCGCAACCAGGCCGACAGCCTTGTCCACGCGACCGAAAAGCAGCTCGCAGAGCATGCCGACAAGATCGATGCCGCCACCAAGTCGGCGGTCGAGGACGCGCTCGCCGCCACCAAGACTGCGCTCGAAGGCGGGGATGCCGATGACATCAATGCCAAGGCGCAAGCCCTGACCGAGGCGGCGATGAAGATGGGCCAGCAGATCTACGAAGGCCAGCAGGCCGCCGGTGCCGATGCCGGTGCTGAAGGCGCAGAGGAAAAGCCGGCCGAAGAGGACGTCGTCGACGCCGAATTCTCCGAGGTCGACGAAGACAAGAAGGGCTAA